Part of the Lolium rigidum isolate FL_2022 chromosome 6, APGP_CSIRO_Lrig_0.1, whole genome shotgun sequence genome, cAAAACATGTTCGTGGGCTCATATAAATTGTACAACTTCAAAAATTGTCATTTGGGTCGTGGAGGTGAATTAGTGAATTATTTCATGTTAAGCGTAGGTTCTCAATCTATTCTGGTTAATTTGGAACCAGTAGAAGCTGCTAATTGTACTTTCACGTCCTTATGAACGATGATTTTAAAAGTTCCAACACCTTGTAAGACGGTACGTACGAATAATTAGAGAATGGAGAACATGTAATGCACTTTATTCTGACATTAGTGCATTTTTTTCATATGTATTCCCAGCGCCAGAATCTGAGAAGAACTAATTACCTTTGTTTGAGGTAATCACCCGGTGTAACGGATTTCACTTTTTGGCCAACATTCCCCGACTTGTGCGTGACGATCCACTCGTTGGCCCTGCCAGCCTCGAAAAGCCCGATGAGGATGGCCTTAAACCCGTGCAACGCCATGGCATTCTCGAACGTCATCCATGGTACGACTAGATGGAGAGAGCGTTGTGGAATCCCAACTGAGTTAAGGAGTGTTGTGACCGTGGGGATGTAGATCATCTCCCATGTTGGGATGGCAACCTGTGGGAACAAGAGCTTGGCAGGGAGTAGCACGCTGAAaaagaagaaggtgaagaaggTCGACACGATCCTCCGTGCAACGAAGAAGTCGTAAACGATGTAAAACTTCTTCCAGATTGAAACTTCCTGTATTAAAATTTGAAACGGCTAGGAATTAATACAtcaaatatgcaaaaaaaaaaagaagagaaatatAGAACACTAGAAGGTCTAAGAGGGACCTAGAGCTTGCATTATAAAAACATTCATAGTACAACTTAACACAAGTACCCAgtaagaaaaaggaaattgcaCTATGGTCCATatgtttacaaaaaggaccccatacTTCGGATAAAAAATGTAACAAGGTACAACTCCACGAATTTAGGCACGACCGATTGGACCGTTTCCAACGTCGCCACAGATGCGCCACCTGGACATAGGGATTGCCACAACATCACCACCAGCGCAAGAACACACCCAGCAGTAGGAGCTATAGATGCCTCGTTAAAACCACATTGCTGCCTTCCAAAATGCAAcccaaggaagaggaagaagataagACTAGATCTCCAATGGATCACCTTTCAACTAGAAGAGTCAGCGAGGAGGCATTGTTGCGGATATACTTCATGGGTATGCCAACGAAAAAGAACAATTTCGGCAAGCCCAGGTGGCCCACATATGGTGGATGGGCCTATGAGCCAACCGGGCAACCCAATTGTTGATTGACCAAGACATGGAGTCCAGTATCAGAAGCTCTAACCGGATCCAGTACCGCCAtaacaggccggatccgtaccaacATAGGTTAGCCAGATCATTACGTGTACGACAAGTTGTACCAATTAGGTTAGTACTAGTAGAGTCCAACCTGGACTACtccttgtaaaccctagatccggacgTCTTTATAATCCGGATCCGGGAGCGCTTTAGGCGAGAACCAATCCTCTCATTGTAATCGCGCACCTATTGcccttatagaaaattatatcagCACGCGGGGTTTCGCCACCGTTGCGAGATCCGAAGTCAGTTAACATGTGTCTTGCGGTCCCGAAAGCTCCCCGTGTTACACCCACCTCTCTCTCTACACGGCGTGAGGTACCCTCCATGGGAGACTCGTCATTCGCACAACGACAGGCATAGGCCGACCATCAACATGTAGGCATCGGAGCATGGCCTAGCGCATCCCCAATGATGAGTACCATATATGGCAGCAGATCCAAAATGGAATCCAATATCTGAGGAGCTTATTAAGGGATATCTGTTACCAGCTCTCCCTCTAGCGACCTTCCTACCAATATAGAAGCCGATTGGAAATGCCAGGCATGTGCACTAGGGAACATGGTCAGGACGACACTAAGCGGGACCCAACTGTTGCCCGACTACCTCGCCCATCCCCACCCCGAGGGAAGAGAGGGGGGGGGGTAGAGAGGAGGGGAGACGAGTTACGAGACTCCCAATACAACGAAACAAGATATAATGTGAAGCGGGACGAAGTAATTGCCATATTAACACAATTTTTTGTGGAGTCTTCATAAAAATACATATATGTTGATTTGGTTGTAAAAATCCTGAAATTTAACCCTTTTAAGCTTACGGGAACACTTATTTTATACGATTTGACATATATGTAGAACCCTTCAACAAAGTGATACATGGAGCCCGGGAAAAAAATGTGCTCTCTTCGTTTATTCTTGTGGTACAAAAAGAGGCAAAATCACTGTTCATGtatatgtgatgatgattattattgcatttttttcttttgttatgTTTGGATTTGAGCGGTTGTGTATGTTAGTCATGCAGAAGCCGGTGTAATATTTTCAAAATAACAAAACAtcccttatcgaaaaaatgtaacgatgatgatgtaaagttgaaaaagaaaattataaaaaaaaagttgAAAAAGAAGTTCGACCTTAGCGGCGAGGATTTCCCAGAACATTTTCTTGAAGAGGAGCGCGGGCCCGCAGGACCAGCGGTGCTGCTGGGACCGGTAGGCCTTGAGAGAGCTGGGCAGCTCGCTCCTGACCTGAAACACGCAGTCCGATCTCTAATTAAATCTTAAACTAGTGATCAATGAAGGGCCAGCAATGCTAGTTGCCTGCTTGATCACGGTTGTTACCTTTACGGCGCCGACGTAAACAAATTCCCAGCCGAGGAGCGCTGCTCTGAGTGCCAAGTCCATGTCTTCCGCCGTCGTCCGGTCATCCCATCCGCCGGATTCCTCGATCGCCTGCCTTCTCCATACTCCGGCACTACCTGATTATTGCTTACGTGTGTGCACATGAGTACTACTCCAATAACAATCTCAGACGAGGATCAGACGATCAGTTATCCATCTGAATATATACCATTGTAGCCGAAGAAGCTGCAGAGCGAGGACCCTGCCTGCTGCTCCACCTTGAAATGGTAGTCCATGGACATCTCCTGCATCCTCGTCAGCAAACACTCGTCCGCGTTCACTGCATCAGATCAGCTCATATTAGCAACTTCTCGATCGTCAGCAGCTACCATTCCAACAGCAACAGTGTAGATTGAATTCAGCCGTTGCACGTACGTACATAGCCGCCGTGGTCGATGTAAACGTACCGAACTCCCAGCGCGTCTGCACGAGCGCGAGGCGGGGGtcgcggaggaggagagggacgGTGTCGGCGAGGAACTCCGGCGCCGGCTGGAAGTCGGCGTCGAAGATGGCGACGAACTCGCAGCTGCGGGCGTAGCCGTGCCGCATCCCCTCGGTCAGGTTGCCGGCCTTGTAGCCCGCCCTATCGTTGCGGGCCTCGTACCTGACGTCCACCCCGCAGCTTGCCCAGCGCTCGCATTCCGCCCTCACCAGCTCCTGCATGAACGCCACGCCGGCCGTGTAAACTTGAAGCGgatcatgcatgcatatatactTGAAGTGGCAATTTGAGGAGTGCATAGATCGATCTGATCTGGGCGTATATGTGACCTTGATGGTGTCGTCGGTGGAGTCGTCGAGGACCTGCACAATTAATCGGTCTGCCGGCCACGTGAGCCTGCAGGCTGCACCTATTGATAGCTGGTACACCTGTTTCCCCCCATAGATTTGTCAGTCGCCATGCATCCTAGTAGATTAACTGCTTCTAACCTACCAGCATCTTCAAAGTCTAGCTAACTCGATCACTCTCGAACTCAAGCATATGCAGATCGAAATGCATTCCATGAAAACGTAGCATTGCGTACCTCTCTCTCGTTGTACATGGGGATCTGGACGAGCACCATGGGGAATGccgcggagccgccgccgccaccgccagcctCCTCGTCCAGCAGGACGGCCGGGTCGACGCCCCTTCGTGCGCTCCTCCCCTTCcccggccggcgccggcgcctgcTTCGGAACAGGTTCGCCGCCGCGCTGACCGTCCCGAGGAAGACCTTCTCGGCGAGCACCATCACCGACATGGCCATGCACAACGTCACGGCGCCCGTGAACAGCGGCACGGCCAGGAAGCTCCACGCCCGGAGCAGCTGCTCCAGCACGGAGTCCACCACTGGGGATAATGAGACAAGTAGACGGTTCACCTCGAGCGCGAATGCGTCGCCGGCGGATGCTAGCAACGCCGCCGCCTGGTGATGCTCACCACCTGCATTAGCTCTGTCATGGATGGTCGCGAGGGTAGCAATGAAATGTCGGCTAGATGTAGTATGCTTGATCGATCGATGCTACCTTGTTGCATGGCTGCGGTCTCGGAAATTGGGATGGAGATATTGCTCGCTGTAGCACTGCCACTTCGCCGGCTGAGGAAGAGCCTAGTGTTGAAGCCGCTTCGTCAGTGCTGAACTTGAGCTGCTGATCCGACTTGGACGAGCATGTCTCTTTCTTTTTGGAGTGAAGACGAGCATCGCTCTCATGAAGCTCCAAAACAGCAAAACGGCAGAGATGCTGGCGGGGCCTTGTTGTCTCTTTGCAGGCCCATGTTGCATTATGCCGGTGAAATAGCTGATCCAGACGAAAAATGTAATCGTTTAACTCCAAACATACGGTAggatatactcaaattctcagtGGCAGTGAAGAAGTTCACACTATTTGTTTCTGTGTTTCTGCATCTTGCATGGGAGCATCACGTGTTTCATACTTTCATGGACTAAATTAGCCTCCATGTTTTCCACTCGATCCTGTGGCCGGCTGTCCCTCCGTCGTGCACGGTAATGGAGAGTTGACAATTTCAGCCCCGGATCTGTGATCGGCTGAATTGAGGCCACTCACGCGCCACCCACGGGTAACGATAGACGCATGGAAATGGGAAACTAGATCTGCGGCCGCTGCTGACAGTGAACGTCCAGTCAAGCATGGGCTTTGCATTAGCAAAAGCTctgctaaaaatatttttttttagacTAACAGGGAGCGCTCCCCAGTTCCATCTTCTTTATTGAAAATGAAGCACATAAGCGTTTTAACAACAACGAAAATAAAGATCCAGCCTATCAGCTAAGCCGAGGGTCTTAGCAACAAACCGAGAGTCTCCAGGAGGACAGTCACAACCAGAAAAACGAACCATCTAGCAACACACACACCAGTTTTCCAACTTCTAGTAAGCAAGCACACAACGAGACACTAAGAATAAAGCACTAAAGCACTGCCATCATCACTCCAAAGCCAAAGCATCATATCACCACATGGATGTCGCCTGATTCCTCTGGGTGCTTCAGCAGATAGGCTTCAGAGGCGCGCCCTTGATGGAGAGAAGCTGTGGATGACTTCCAAGTCGAAATCCAGTCAAAAGATGTGCATTTCAGTCCGGCATCAGCGACGGCACCATCTTCAGTCTTCTCACCAGGGCACACTTGAATTTTTCTACCAGATCCCATTCCAAGTTTTTGAATCGAATATGCCAGATCCTTAGGTAAGATAGGAGTAAGCCCCACACCTGTTTCATAGACAACCAAGTTTTTCTGTTAAACACCAAATGGTTCATGTTGTTCCAAATGCACCACATAATGGCAGATGAGACAACATTGAACTGCTCAATTTTTTAATTGCAAAGCCATTTAGATGCAAGGGATAAGTAATCAACAATCTCTACACCAAAAATCTCTTGCACCACAGACCAAAGCAACCTAGAAACCAAGCAGTCAAAAAACAGGTGCTTAATAGATTCTAATTCACTACAAAGCTCACAAACCAGAGGTTTTTGAATACCTCTATGTCTAAGATTATCTCTAGTCATGATTTTGTTTTGGGATAACAACTAGAGAAAGATTTGAACTCTAGGTGGGATTTTTAAATCCCAAACAGCAGGCAGGAAACTGGTTGAATCCCTCTAAAATTGATAATAGCATACAGAGATTTAGATGAGTAGAATCCTTTTGACTCATACTTCCAGATAAGCTGGTCCTCTTCCTCAGAGAAAGTAATAGTCTGAGCAATTTCACCTATCTCAAGCCACATTTCCATCATCTGAGGAGTAAAAGTTCTCCTAAAGTCACACTTTAACTGTTGTCCATCCCATAAATCAGCAACAGTTTTCATTTATTGATTAACCACAAAGTAAATGTCCCAATACTGAGTGGACAAAGGTGCATTTCCAAACCAAGTGTTCTCCCAGAATCTAACAGTCCTACCATTCCCAATTTTCCATTTATAGCCAAATTTAACAGCTCTAGATTCCCACATCATACCCTTCTAGAAGACAGAGGGATTTATATCTTGGCAACAAAAGATATTAGGATTTCTAGTGTTATATTTACTATCTTTTTCCACATCATACCCACATCTACTATCTTTTTCCAGAGACTACCTTCCCCATATATGTATCTTTTAATCCAAGAGCCAACTAAACAAATATTTAAATCCTGGAGGTTTGGTATACCAAGCCCGCCATATTCCTTCCTCATACAGATAGAAGGTCAGTTAGCTAAGTGTATTTTCTTATTTCTATTTGCATCATCCCACATACAATTAGCAATCTGAGTATTGATAAGATCTATAGCCCACTTAGGGAACTTAAAAAAGGAAAGCATGTATACATGGATGCTAGACAAGACAGTTTGAATGAGGATTCTTTTTGCCTCCAAAGACAGCAATTTCCACCTCCATCCTGCCATTCTACTAACCAGACTGTCAACCAAAGGTTGCAGATCTTCTCTTTTAAGCTTACTAAAGTGTAGAGGAAGTCCTAAATATTTAACAGGAAACTTCCCAACCACACATTAAAAGATATCTAAGAAAGGAGCAAGTTCATCCTCTACCATGTTAATAGCCATCAATTCACTTTTATGATAATTAATTTTCATCCCTGATACTTGTTCAAAACAAGTAAGAGTCCATTTAAGATTTATGGcatttctttcatttttttgCAGGAACAGTAATGTGTCATCTGCATACTGCAGACTAATCACTTCCCCAGGAACTAAGTGTGGGCATAATCCTGTGATCATGCCACAGGATGCGCCCTTATTTATCATTTTGGAAAAGGCATCAATCACAAAATTAAAAATGAGAGGAGCAAAAGGGTCCCCTTGCCTTAAACCTTTACCAGTGAGGAAAAAATCTCCCTCGACATCATTTACCTTAACCCCAACAGAGCCCCCTTGGGTAATCTGTTTAATCATAGAGATAATTTTCTCCCCAAACCCTCTAAGATGTAGAATTTCATAAAGAGAGTCTAAGTTTActctatcatacgccttttcataATCTATTTTGAAGACTAATCCTTTCTCTTTTTTCCTATGCACTTCatgaatgatctcatgagctattCTGAGCATGCCTTTTTGGTCAGTTGCAGGACCTTCTGAACCCTCTAAGATATTAATtcttttcttccttcttctttggttagcTACTGCATGGAAATAAGCTGTATTCCTATCTCCCTCCAGGATATTTCTATCTCTGGATCTATGCCTAGCCTTTTTCTCCTCAATGACCCAATAAGTATTGAGCTCAATGAGTATATCTTCTAGTCTTTTCCTACTTGGTTCATCTAGAGGCTGGGTTTCAGCCAAGATATCTAAAGTATCATATTCCTCCATGAGTTCTTTTTTGTGTTTCCTAATGTCAGCCTCTAAATTAGCAGTCCAACCTCTAGCTAACCTCCTAAAGTATTTGCACTTATCATGCCAACTATCAATGGCAGACTTATTTCCCCCACCTAAACTCCAAGCTTTGATAACTAGATCCTTAAAATCAGGCCTGGATAACCACCATTTCTCAAATTTAAAACCACTTTTCTTTGGTATTTGACCACAACCAGAGTCCTAGACAATGGGGGTATGATCACTCCCCACTCTAGGCAGGGCTCTAGCATGAGCTAAAGGAAACTTTTCTTCAAACTCGGTGGTACAGAATATCCTATCAATCCTACTCATAATCAGATTTTCTTGATTATTGGCCCAAGTAAaagatctaccagaaagcccAATTTCTATCGAAGCCCAAATATCTACCCAAGCATTGAACTTGTCTGCCCATCTATGATCAATATTGCCATTACTTTTTTCTAACTGGGATCTAACAAGATTAAAATCACCACCAATAATGGCAGGACCATCCCAATGAAGAAAAAGCTCATGTAatttgatagcgtgcaagacacacgtccgttgggaaccccaagagaaaggtgtgatgcgtacagcagcaagttttccctcagtaagaaaccaaggtttatcgaaccaataggagccaagaagcacgttgaaggttgatggcggaggagtgtagtgcggcgcaacaccagggattccggcgccaacgtggaacctgcacaacacaatcaaagtactttgccccaacgtaacagtgaggttgtcaatctcactggcttgctgtaaacaaaggattagatgtatagtgtggatgatgatggatgtttacgaagaacagtaaagaatagagtttacagtagattgtatttcagatgtaaagaattggaccggggtccacagttcactagtggtgtctctcccataagataaacagatgttgggtgaacaaattacagttgggcaattgacaaataaagaaggcataacaatgcacatacatatatcatgatgagtactatgagatttaatcggggcattacgacaaagtacatagaccgctacccaagcatgcatctatgcctaaaaagtccaccttcgaggttatcatccgaacccctccagtattaagttgcaaacaacagacaattgcattaagtatggtgcgtaatgtaatcaacacaaatatccttagataaagcatcgatgttttatccctagtggcaacagcacatccacaacctttgaactttttgtcactatcccagatttaatggaggcatgaacccactatcgagcataaatactccctcttggagtcacaagtatcaacttggccagagcctctactagcaacggagagcatgcaagaacataaataacatatatgatagattgataagcaacttgacatagtattcaatattcatcggatcccaacaaacacaacatgtagcattacaaatagatgatcttgatcatgataggcagctcacaagatctaacatgatagcacaatgaggagaagacaaccatctagctactgctatggacccatagtccaggggtggactactcacacatcgatccggaggcgatcatggcgatgaagagacctgcgggagatgattcccctctccggcgaggatgccggaggcgatctcctgaatccccgagatgggattggcggcggcggcgtctctggaaggttttccgtatcgtggctctcggtactgggggtttcgcgacgaaggctttaagtaggcggaagggcggagtcggaggagtcacgggggccccacacgctagggccacgcgggccccctgtaggccgcgctgccctagtgtggcggcgccccgtggccccacttcgtttcctcttcggacttctggaagcttcgtggaaaaataggttagtgccggaaaatgcataaatatgacatataatgtgtataaaacatgtgagtatcatcaataaagtagcatggaacataagaaattatagatacgtttgagacgtatcgagcatccccaagcttagttcctactcgccctcgagtaggtaaacgataacaaagataatttctgaagtgacatgctatcataatcttgatcaatactattgtaaagcatatgagatgaattcagcgattcgaagcaatgatgaagataatgagtaaacaaatgaatcatatagcaaagacttttcatgaatagtactttcaagacaagcatcaataagacttgcataggagttactcataaagcaataaattcaaagtaaaggtattgaagcaacacaaaggaagatataagtttcagcagttgctttcaacttcaacatatatatctcatggataattgtcaacacaaagcaatataacaagtgcaataggtaatcatgtaagaatcaatgcacacagttggtacaagtgtttgcttctaagatagaaagaagtaggtaaactgactcaacaataaagtggaAGAAtggcccttgatacgtctccgacgtatcgataatttcttatgttctatgccatattattgatgatacctacatgttttatgcacactttatgtcatattcgtgcattttctggaactaacctattaacaagatgccgaagagccgattcttgttttctgctgaatttggtttcagaaatcctagtaacgaaatattctcggaattggacgaaatcaagacccagggtcctattttgccacgaaccttccagaagaccgaaagggatacgaagtggggcgacgaggcgccgccaccatagggccgcgcggccaaggggggcccgcgccgccctatggtgtgggcccctcgtcagccctccgactccgcccttccgcctacttaaagcctccgtcgcgaaacccctgatgcgaaaaaaccacgatacggaaaaccttccagagacgccgccgccgccaatcccatctcggggattccggagatccctccggcaccccgccggagaggggattcatctcccggaggactctacaccgccatggtcgcctccggagtgatgagtgagtagttcacccctggactatgggtccatagcgagtagctagatggttgtcttctcctcattgtgcttcattgttggatcttgtgagctgcctaacatgatcaagatcatctatctgtaatactctatgttgtgtttgtcgggatccgatggatagagaataccatgttatgttgattatcaagttattacatatgtgttgtttatgatcttgcatgctctccgttattagtagaggctctggccaagtttttgctcttaactccaagagggagtatttatgctcgatag contains:
- the LOC124662332 gene encoding probable glucomannan 4-beta-mannosyltransferase 6 codes for the protein MEMWLEIGEIAQTITFSEEEDQLIWKYESKGFYSSKSLANAGGEHHQAAALLASAGDAFALEVNRLLVSLSPVVDSVLEQLLRAWSFLAVPLFTGAVTLCMAMSVMVLAEKVFLGTVSAAANLFRSRRRRRPGKGRSARRGVDPAVLLDEEAGGGGGGSAAFPMVLVQIPMYNEREVYQLSIGAACRLTWPADRLIVQVLDDSTDDTIKELVRAECERWASCGVDVRYEARNDRAGYKAGNLTEGMRHGYARSCEFVAIFDADFQPAPEFLADTVPLLLRDPRLALVQTRWEFVNADECLLTRMQEMSMDYHFKVEQQAGSSLCSFFGYNGSAGVWRRQAIEESGGWDDRTTAEDMDLALRAALLGWEFVYVGAVKVRSELPSSLKAYRSQQHRWSCGPALLFKKMFWEILAAKEVSIWKKFYIVYDFFVARRIVSTFFTFFFFSVLLPAKLLFPQVAIPTWEMIYIPTVTTLLNSVGIPQRSLHLVVPWMTFENAMALHGFKAILIGLFEAGRANEWIVTHKSGNVGQKVKSVTPGDYLKQRFHGMELLMGALLLVSGCYDFLYGHGYFYLFALPQSIMYFMIGFEILGVSACS